The following coding sequences lie in one Macadamia integrifolia cultivar HAES 741 unplaced genomic scaffold, SCU_Mint_v3 scaffold2284, whole genome shotgun sequence genomic window:
- the LOC122066189 gene encoding pentatricopeptide repeat-containing protein At2g06000-like, whose product MTFLLFFSTRLRFRASDIPIVWFHDHAFRGPYPKPISENQRDAWIIKVVCALCVHSSSLDSCFYYFSKVLNPSIAYEAIKRLNNPKLALKLFEFSRVKLELHHSVKTYNFLVKSLSQVGLHDSAKLVFDCLRIDGHLPDSFILGFFVSSCAQVGKFSISKDLLSQAQGSGRSVNPFLCNKLLNHLVKSNRVDEAVCLFRELLKSGFCPDTCTFNILIRGFCRLGEVDKGFEFFNDMGNFGCCPDVVTYNTLINGLSRASEVDRGHGLLKEIQSKHDFSPDVVTYTSVISGYCKLGRMEEASNLFDEMVFSGVKPNLITYNVLIDGFGKSSDMGSALTIYEKMLIQGYHPDVVTFSSLIDGYCRSGQVDQGFKLWHEMCRRNLSPNEYTFAILINAFCKENRLNEACEFMRQLEWKNIIPQPFMYNPVVDGFCKAGNVDEANLIVTEMEEKKCNPDKLTFTILIIGHCMKGRMNEAISIFHKMLTTGCIPDTITVNSLVSRLLKAGMPNEANQIVLTVLEKNSGLDLSSSTKSLGQIEIPVAV is encoded by the coding sequence ATGACCTTTCTCTTGTTCTTCAGCACTCGATTAAGATTTCGAGCTTCTGACATACCCATCGTCTGGTTTCACGATCATGCTTTTAGAGGTCCTTACCCTAAACCCATATCGGAGAATCAACGTGATGCTTGGATCATAAAGGTTGTATGTGCTCTTTGTGTGCACTCATCGTCTCTGGATTCTTGCTTTTATTATTTCAGTAAGGTCTTGAATCCTTCAATTGCTTATGAGGCCATTAAACGCTTGAACAATCCGAAGTTGGCTttgaaattgtttgaatttaGTAGAGTGAAGTTGGAGCTTCATCATTCTGTCAAAACTTATAATTTTCTAGTGAAGTCTCTCAGTCAAGTGGGACTCCATGATTCAGCAAAATTGGTTTTTGATTGTTTGAGAATCGATGGGCATTTGCCTGATAGCTTCATATTGGGGTTTTTTGTATCTTCATGTGCACAAGTGGGTAAGTTCAGTATTTCCAAAGATTTGCTTTCTCAAGCTCAAGGCAGTGGAAGAAGTGTGAATCCATTCTTATGCAATAAACTATTGAATCACTTGGTAAAAAGTAATCGGGTGGATGAGGCTGTTTGTCTCTTTAGAGAGCTTCTGAAGTCCGGTTTCTGTCCAGATACTTGtacttttaatattttaatcaGAGGCTTCTGCAGATTAGGAGAAGTAGATAAGGGATTTGAGTTTTTTAATGACATGGGCAATTTTGGATGCTGTCCTGATGTTGTTACCTATAACACACTTATTAACGGATTGTCTAGGGCTAGTGAAGTCGATAGAGGGCATGGGTTGTTAAAAGAAATTCAGTCCAAGCACGATTTTTCACCAGATGTTGTGACTTACACATCAGTCATATCAGGTTACTGCAAGTTGGGACGGATGGAAGAAGCTTCTAATCTTTTTGACGAGATGGTTTTTTCTGGTGTAAAACCAAATTTGATTACTTACAATGTTCTTATTGATGGCTTTGGTAAGTCTAGTGATATGGGGTCAGCACTGACCATATATGAGAAGATGCTTATTCAGGGATATCATCCTGATGTGGTTACATTTAGTTCCTTGATTGATGGTTACTGCCGAAGTGGTCAGGTCGATCAGGGTTTCAAGCTTTGGCATGAAATGTGCAGACGAAATCTTTCTCCGAATGAATATACTTTTGCTATTCTCATCAATGCTTTTTGTAAAGAGAATAGGCTAAATGAAGCTTGTGAATTTATGAGGCAGTTGGAGTGGAAGAATATTATTCCCCAGCCGTTTATGTACAACCCTGTGGTTGATGGTTTCTGTAAGGCCGGCAATGTAGATGAGGCCAATTTGATTGTGACAGAAATGGAGGAGAAAAAATGCAACCCAGATAAATTGACATTTACTATTCTAATCATTGGGCATTGTATGAAAGGGAGAATGAATGAAGCGATCAGTATTTTCCATAAGATGTTAACTACTGGTTGCATCCCGGATACCATTACTGTCAATTCTTTGGTATCTCGCCTTTTGAAGGCTGGCATGCCTAACGAAGCAAATCAGATTGTTCTTACTGTGCTGGAGAAGAACTCAGGGTTGGATTTATCATCTTCAACGAAAAGCCTTGGCCAAATAGAGATTCCAGTTGCTGTTTAG
- the LOC122066186 gene encoding glycosyl hydrolase 5 family protein-like: MKKLFLSLFLSSLVLSPNVLLLQPVTAWLHTKSRWIVGEDNIRVKLTCVNWPSHLEPLVPEGLNKQPVDGIVQRIASMGFNCVRLTWPLYMVVNESYSTITVQQMFQSLNLHDALAGIAEKNPSLVHLSILSAYKEVVNRLGKYKVMVILDNHITKPGWCCSRNDGNGFFNDPYFDPDVWIKGLTRMATLFNNVPAVVGMSLRNELRGNRQNVNDWYNYMQKGANAVNAANPNVLVILSGLNSDNDLAFLGGKKPVVSFQDKLVFELHWYSFSDGPAWTYNSNKACAITTRDKMKRGGGFLLQQGFPLFVSEFGVAQTGVNVGDNKYFSCFFSIAADLDWDWAIWTLGGSYYLREGIVNHGEIYSMLDENYDQPRNLSLKNKITSGLQYIFQDPGAGPVNYLVMYHPSTGLCVLEQSETQTLKLGPCDKSQAWDYTTEKTLLLNGLGQPANPETSLCLQADVLGQPAKLGRNCTETTSKWEKISDSGMHLSINGAVCLDIDSSNTIITNTCKCLTDNTCDPSSQWFKLVTSSRSPNDSLPHRHQT, encoded by the exons ATGAAGAAGCTCTTTCTCTCACtatttttatcttctcttgTTCTATCTCCCAATGTTCTTTTACTTCAACCTGTTACAGCTTGGCTACACACCAAATCACGTTGGATAGTTGGTGAAGACAATATCAGAGTAAAGTTGACATGCGTGAATTGGCCATCACACCTTGAACCCTTGGTGCCGGAGGGCCTGAACAAGCAGCCGGTAGACGGCATTGTGCAACGGATCGCATCGATGGGATTCAACTGTGTTCGGCTAACTTGGCCGCTGTACATGGTTGTCAATGAATCTTATAGCACAATCACTGTTCAGCAGATGTTCCAGAGTCTTAATCTTCATGATGCCCTTGCTGGGATTGCAGAGAAAAATCCTTCCTTGGTTCATTTAAGCATCTTAAGTGCTTAcaag GAAGTGGTGAACCGGCTTGGGAAGTACAAGGTGATGGTTATTCTGGACAACCACATAACCAAGCCCGGCTGGTGTTGCAGTAGAAATGATGGCAATGGCTTCTTTAACGACCCATACTTCGACCCGGACGTGTGGATTAAAGGCTTGACCCGAATGGCTACTTTGTTCAACAACGTACCAGCAGTAGTCGGCATGAGCCTAAGGAATGAGCTCCGAGGAAACAGACAAAATGTCAACGATTGGTACAA TTACATGCAGAAAGGAGCTAATGCAGTGAACGCGGCAAATCCGAACGTTCTCGTCATACTTTCCGGGTTAAACTCAGACAATGACTTAGCTTTCCTTGGAGGCAAGAAACCTGTAGTAAGTTTTCAAGATAAGTTAGTATTTGAGCTTCACTGGTACTCATTCTCTGATGGTCCTGCTTGGACTTACAATTCAAACAAAGCTTGTGCAATTACAACTAGGGATAAAATGaaaagaggaggaggatttCTATTACAACAAGGGTTTCCATTGTTTGTTAGTGAGTTTGGGGTGGCCCAAACAGGAGTGAATGTTGGTGATAATAAGTATTTTAGTTGCTTCTTTAGTATTGCAGCTGATTTGGATTGGGATTGGGCTATCTGGACACTTGGAGGTAGTTATTACCTGAGAGAAGGGATAGTGAATCATGGTGAGATTTATAGTATGTTGGATGAAAACTATGATCAGCCTCGGAATCTAAGCTTGAAGAATAAGATTACATCAGGCCTCCAATATATCTTTCAAG ATCCAGGAGCAGGACCCGTGAATTATTTGGTAATGTACCATCCATCAACGGGCCTTTGTGTCCTAGAACAATCAGAGACACAAACATTGAAGCTAGGCCCCTGTGACAAAAGCCAAGCCTGGGACTACACAACTGAGAAGACTTTGCTGCTCAATGGATTAGGTCAACCAGCCAATCCTGAAACATCATTATGCTTACAAGCTGATGTATTAGGTCAACCAGCCAAACTTGGGAGAAACTGCACTGAAACTACTTCCAAATGGGAGAAGATATCAGATTCCGGAATGCACTTGTCAATTAATGGCGCTGTATGCTTGGATATAGACTCTAGCAATACCATTATAACTAATACATGCAAGTGCTTGACTGATAATACATGCGATCCTTCAAGCCAATGGTTTAAATTAGTTACTAGCTCAAGAAGCCCAAATGATTCCTTACCTCATAGACATCAAACCTAA